Below is a window of Musa acuminata AAA Group cultivar baxijiao unplaced genomic scaffold, Cavendish_Baxijiao_AAA HiC_scaffold_877, whole genome shotgun sequence DNA.
gaatcgggaagcattaagcataaatacaatacacacaccttttctcggaaaatgaaataacaaaggaatactcctatcccaatggaacatgtaggagtactaagacctattgtttgttaccctttttcataagcaaaagacatcaaaatataccatcaagatagataactatctatcagatacctctatttcctatttgatctaagccttactgttttttttgtgaaagaatggggagacaccatcaccagtattacatacattctttctttttttcgtaaTCCCCCTATCTTACACGGGCAAAGAAATTCCTACACGGgcaaagaaatttttttgtttcttcaactTTTACTTTTACTCTTTACTCAATAAGAGCCGACCAACTATCCTGATTGAATGTTTGAGTACTCAGAGACTCTCGTGAGTCTGGATACAAAGTATCTTCAGTCCTTTCCACAACTTCTAAATTGATTTCCCATCAGCCTATCCAATCGAATTCCAGACAGAGTCAGTAGACACAACGGTGGTAGTGTAAAATAATTAGgaattcttgatagtctttcgtacaatctcttcttcaatcctagtagcaaaaatggagtgtcctttaggaacctttggataccaagatttccgacctcttactttcgtagttttgaatcccagaatttactttcactatttatttattctacttataaaataaatgtccgaaccaatcataatcatattaaaatcataatcatattaataagtaaggcttacttcatccctatttgtaccggtttgggccacacccaaagcccggatttttagaaaaaaattgactttctttaaaaaaattgactttctttatagaactacagattctaaaaataaagtatcgataggcttatccttttgcctctccttctcccggggacagaattcgtcgagttaaatcagcagaataagaaatcccaagttttttgttgatcaggcgacacccagatttgaactggggataaaggatttgcagtcccccgccttaccacttggccatgtcgccaaaccaaattcgatccaaataagataaaaaatagatttctggtcaaagactgaaaaattcagggcaaattggaaccattaactatttgttttgttgttttgaattagcgaaaggttcttcaatttgtatctcaaattgttgcgtttccttaatggcataacaaaatcaaattgatttatgactaattcagtatcaattattttcaataatcaatctttttcaatttcaattataacaatataaattataacaatatatatgtgtatatgtaaacctcaaaacagaaattgttacacagataccgctcttatgtacatatcccatatccctatagagaatcgtcgtgccttcttttttcattttctatATGCAATAGAAAAAATAGGAATTATGATATAGTGCGACCTGACTTCTGTTGCCACAAGTGAAATTACGATAAAAGATGTGATATGCGGACAGGTAGATAGCTATATTGGCATGCACTTAATAAATATTACTCCTATTACGCAATTCAATCATATTCTATATATTCTACTAGCAAAAAAATAATTCGAAATTTTTTTTGAACATGAAATGAAACTCaaataaaattaagtatgctaaaaagggaaactctatattgttcctgttgtacctgtcgcaaattcgaacttgcgtcgaaaatgctcttcattcctctgtctcatttccgttcatacgtatgaaatacatatatggtatatggagttggctaaaatttcatgtgattcagtaaacagaatatacattccatcattgctagatcgatccgtatggttcgataaatagtgagctaataatgggatttttcaataaacaggaaacttaagattaagatgctccggaatgatggaaatgagggaatgtccacaatacctggatttagtcagatccaatttgagggattttgtaggttcattaatgagggcttgacggaagaatttcataagtttccaaaaattgaagatacagatcaagaaattgaatttaaattatttgtggaaagatatcaattggtagaacccttgataaacgaaagagatgctgtgtatgaatcactcacatattcttctgaattatatgtacccgcgggattaatttggaaaaccggtagagatatgcaagaacaaaccgtttttattggaaacattcccctaatgaattccctgggaacctttatagtaaatggaatatacagaattgtgatcaatcaaatattgcaaagtcctggtatttactaccgttcagaattggaccataacggaatttctgtctataccagcacaataatatcagattggggaggaagatcggaattagaaattgatagaaaagcaaggatatgggcccgtgtaagtaggaaacaaaaaatatctattctaattctatcatcagctatgggttcgaatctaagagaaattctagataatgtttgttaccctgaaattttcttgtctttcccgaatgataaggagaaaaaaaagattgggtcaaaagaaaatgctattttgGAATTTTATCAACAATTTGCTTGTGTAGGCGGGGATCCGGTATTTTCTGAGTCTTTATGTAAAGAATTACAAAAGAAATTTTTTCAACAAAGATGTGAATtaggaaggattggtcgacgaaaTATGAACCGGAGACTGAATCTTGATATACCTCAGAACAATACATTTTTATTACCACGAGATGTATTGGCTGCTGCGGATCATTTGATCGGAATTAAATTTGGAATGGGTACACTTGACGATATGAATCACTTGAAAAATAAACGGATTCGTTCTATAGCGGATCTGTTACAGGATCAATTCGGACTGGCTCTTGTTCGTTTAGAAAATGCGGTTCGAGGAACTATATGTGGAGCAATTCGGCATAAATTGATACCGACTCCTCAAAATTTGGTAACTTCAACTTCATTAACAACCACTTATGAATCGTTTTTTGGCCTACATCCTTTATCTCAAGTTTTGGATCGAACTAATCCATTGACACAAATCGTTCATGGGCGAAAATTGAGTTATTTGGGTCCTGGAGGATTGACGGGGCGAACTGCTAGTTTTCGGATACGAGATATTCATCCTAGCCACTATGGACGTATTTGTCCAATTGACACGTCCGAAGGAATCAATGTTGGACTTATTGGATCCTTAGCCATTCATGTGAGGATTGGCCATTGGGGATCTATAGAGAGTCCATTTTATGAAATATCTGAAAGATCAAAAGAGGCACAGATAGTTTATTTATCACCAAATAGAGATGAATATTATATGGTAGCAGCGGGAAATTCTTTGGCCTTGAATCGGGGTATTCAGGAAGAACAGGTTGTTCCAGCCCGATACCGTCAAGAGTTCCTGACTATTGCATGGGAACAGATTCATCTTAGAAGTATTTTTCCCTTCCAATATTTTTCTATTGGAGCTTCCCTCATTCCTTTTATCGAGCATAATGATGCGAATCGGGCTTTAATGAGTTCTAATATGCAGCGCCAAGCAGTTCCGCTTTCTCAGTCCGAGAGGTGCATTGTTGGAACTGGACTGGAACGCCAAACGGCTCTGGATTCGGGGGTTTCCGCTATAGCCGAACACGAGGGAAAGATCATTTATACTGACCCTCACAAGATCATTTTATCAAGTAATGGGGACACTACTATAAGTATAAGTATTCCATTAGTTATCTATCAACGTTCCAACAAAAATACTTGTATGCATCAAAAACCTCAGGTTCCGCGGGGTAAATGCattaaaaaaggacaaattttagCGGACGGTGCGGCTACAGTTGGGGGGGAACTTGCTTTAGGAAAAAACGTATTAGTAGCTTATATGCCATGGGAGGGTTACAATTCTGAAGACGCAGTACTAATTAGCGAACGTCTGGTATATGAAGATATTTATACTTCTTTTCACATCCGGAAATATGAAATTCAGACTCATGTGACAAGCCAAGGACCTGAAAGAATCACTAAGGAAATACCACATCTAGAGGCTCATTTACTCCGCAATTTAGACAGAAATGGAGTTGTGATGCTGGGATCTTGggtagaaacaggtgatattttaGTAGGTAAATTAACACCTCAGACAGCAAACGAATCGTCGTATGCTCCAGAGGATAGATTATTACGAGCCATACTTGGAATTCAGGTATCCACTGCAAAAGAAACTTCTCTAAAACTACCTATAGGCGGAAGAGGTCGCGTTATTGATGTGAGATGGATCCGGAAAAAGGGGGGTTCCTGTTATAATTCAGAAATGATTCGTGTATATATTTCACAGAAACGTGAAATCAAAGTAGGTGATAAAGTAGCTGGAAGACATGGGAATAAGGgtatcatttcaaaaattttgcCTAGACAAGATATGCCCTATTTGCAAGATGGAACACCTGTTGATATGGTCTTCAACCCATTAGGAGTACCATCACGAATGAATGTGGGACAGATATTTGAATGCTCGCTCGGGTTAGCGGGGGATCTGCTAAAGAGACATTATAGAATAGCACCTTTTGATGAGAGATATGAGCAAGAGGCTTCGAGAAAACTAGTGTTTTCCGAATTATATGAAGCCAGTAAGCAAACAAAAAATCCATGGGTATTTGAACCCGAATATCCGGGAAAAAGCAGAATATTTGATGGAAGAACAGGAAATCCTTTTGAACAACCTGTTCTAATAGGAAAgtcctatattttaaaattaattcatcAAGTTGATGATAAAATCCATGGACGTTCTAGTGGACATTACGCACTTGTTACACAACAACCCCTTAGAGGAAGGGCGAAGCAAGGGGGACAACGAGTAGGGGAAATGGAAGTTTGGGCTCTAGAGGGATTTGGTGTTGCTCATATTTTACAAGAGATGCTTACTTATAAATCTGATCATATTAGAGCTCGTCAAGAAGTACTTGGTGCTACgatcattggaggaagagtatctAACCCAGAAGATGCTCCAGAATCTTTTCGATTGCTCGTTCGAGAACTACGATCTTTAGCTCTAGAACTGAATCATTTCCTTGTATCTGAGAAGAACTTCCAGATTAATAGGAAGGAAGCTTGATCTGAATGAATCAGAATTTCTATTCTATGATTGACCGGTATAAACATCAACAACTTCGAATTGGACTAGTTTCTCCTCAACAAATAAAGGCTTGGGCCAACAAAATTTTACCTAATGGAGAGATAGTTGGAGAGGTGACAAAGCCCTATACGTTTCATTATAAGACCAATAAACCAGAAAAAGATGGATTGTTTTGTGAAAGAATCTCTGGGCCCATAAAAAGTGGAATTTGTGCTTGtggaaattatcgagtgattggaGCTGAAAAAGAAGACCCGAAATTTTGTGAACAATGCGGGGTGGAATTTGTTGATTCTCGGATACGAAGATATCAAATGGGATACATCAAACTCGCATGTCCAGTGACTCATGTGTGGTATTTGAAACGTCTTCCTAGTTATATCGCGAATCTTTTAGATAAACCCCTTAAGGAATTAGAAGGCCTAGTATACTGCGATGTgtgatttgatcaaaattttcgttTTACAGATTCGGACTGAGAAACTGTCATCCCATTCAATCCGATTGGGGTGCCCCCGGCTCTGACATGTGTTTTGGGAGAAGTAAAAGTAACACGAAACTCAGAATTATAGGTGTATTCAATACTTCCAAATGCAAGGGGAATTGATCCATGGTCGATTCCGTATAAATAGGAATTGCTAGTTATACCTCGTGAAAAAACACTTTTTTGTGGAATCAGCTATTCCATTTCTTTATAGAGAGATTCCGTTTAAGCAAGCAAATATAGTATGGTTACAGAAGTCTATCTATCGCATATATGCTTCAAGGGGCATCATGGGATAACCATCGAGGTGAGTAGGGACCTAAAGGATCGAATAGAACGATATATAGACAAGTAAATCCCTTACGAGTCCCAAAGTATTCTTTTAAGGGGATTCATCATTTGACGGGAAGTAGACTACTCAAAAATCCTACATTTTTATTTTGTCATAAGTAATtcggaaaatgaaagtaaaaaaagaagaatgaatcgttggtccttagtgggaacttgagtaaggagtagttctttgtttgtagggtttttcgaacaaactttttaaataagaaagaatcccctttttgaggtaactacttgagccggatgaaaggaaaccttcacgtccgattttaaaagggggaatccaatcctacaggaacctatctcgatttttcttttgctaggcccatagcgaaaaaacctactttcttacgattacgaggtttattcgaatatgaaatccaatctcggaaatacagcataccacttttttttactacccaaggcttcgagacatttcgaaatcgagaaatctctacaggagcaggtgctatcagagaacaattagccgattcagatttgcgaattattacgggtaattcattagtagaatggaaggaattaggggaggaggggtccactggaaatgaatgggaagatagaaaaattagaagaagaaaggattttttggttagacgcatggaattagctaaacattttattcgaacaaatgtagaaccagaatggatggttttgtgcttattaccagttcttcctcccgagttgagaccaatcattcagatagatgggggtaaactaatgagttcggatattaatgaactctatagacgagttatctatcggaataatactcttaccgatctattagcaacaagtagatctacgccaggggaattagtaatgtgtcaggagaaattggtacaagaggccgtggatacacttcttgataatgggatccgtggacaaccaatgagggatggtcataataaaGTTTACAAGTCATTTTCAGATGTAATTGAAGGCAAAGAGGGAAGATTTCGTGAGACTCTGCTTGGTAAACGTGTCGATTATTCGGGACGTTCCGTCATTGTCGTGGGTCCTTCGCTTTCATTACATCAGTGTGGATTACCTCGAGAAATAGCAATAGAGCTTTTCCAAACATTTGTAATTCGTGGTCTAATCAGACAACATGTTGCTTCTAACATAGGAATTGCTAAAAGTAAAATTCGGGAAAAAGAACCCATTGTATGGGAAATACTTCAAGAAGTTATGCGGGGGCATCCTGTATTATTGAATAGAGCACCCACCCTGCACAGATTAGGCATACAGGCGTTCCAACCCTTTTTAGTGGAGGGACGCGCTATTTGTTTACATCCATTAGTTTGTAAGGGTTTCAATGCAGactttgatggggatcaaatggctgttcatgtacctttatctttggaagctcaagcggaggctcgtttacttatgttttctcatatgaatctcttgtctccagctattggggatcctatttccgtaccaactcaagatatgcttatcggactctatttattaacgatcgggaatcgtcgaggtatttgtgcaaataggtataatccatatagatatagttgcggaaactaccaaaataaaaaggttgacaataaaaaaaatgactataggtatacggaaaAGAAAGAACCCTATTTTTCTAGTTCCTATGATGCACTTGGAGCTTATCAACAGAAACGAATTAGTTTAGATAGTCCTTTGTGGCTCCGATGGAGACTAGATCAACGTGTCATTGGCTCAAGAGAAGTTCCCATCGAAGTTCAATATGAATCTTTGGGTacttatcatgagatttatgggcactatctaatagaaggaagtgtaacaaaggaaatccgttgtatatacattcgaactactcttggtcatatttctttttatcggGAAATAGAAGAAGCCATACAGGGGTTTTGTCGAGCCTACTCATACGCTATCTAAACTAAGAAATCAGATTAGGCGATGTTCGTGCCCATGGGAATTCGGGTCTCCCCAATTTCACTGGTATCATAATTTCTGAATTTCTGCGTGAATCAAGATTGAGATTGAGGAAAGGAAGTTTTCGAATCACTAACTCAGGTCCATTGTCGAATCCTActtagcagaataaatataagaggtactgtacttatggcagaacgggccgatctggtctttcacaataaagtgataaatggaactgttatgaaacgacttattagcaggttaatagatcatttcggaatggcatatacatcacatatcttggatcaagtaaagactttgggtttccaacaagccactgctacatctatttcattaggaattgatgatcttttaacaatcccttctaagggatggttagtccaagacgctgaacaacaaagttttattttggataaacaccatcattatgggaatgtacacgcggtagaaaaattacgtcaatccattgagatatggtatgctacaagtgaatatttgagacaagaaatgaatcctaattttcggatgactgatccttctaatccagtatatctaatgtccttttcgggagctaggggaaatgcatctcagatacaccaattagtaggtatgagaggattaatgtcggatccccaaggacaaatgattgatttacccattcaaagcaatttacgtgaaggactttctttgacagaatatataatttcctgttatggagcccgcaaaggagttgtagatactgctgtacgaacatcagatgctggatacctcacacgtagacttgttgaagtagttcaacatattattgtacgtagaacagattgtggcactatccgaggtatttccgtgagtcctcgaaatgggatgacggaaaaaatttttgtccaaacactaattggtcgtgtattagcggacgatatatatatcggtctacgatgccttgccactcgaaatcaagatattgggattggacttgtcaatcgattcataacctttcgagcacaaccaatatatattcgaaccccctttacttgcaggagtacatcttggatctgccaattatgttatggtcggagtcctactcatggcgacctggtcgaattgggagaagctgtaggtattattgcgggtcaatcaattggggaaccaggaactcaactaacattaagaacttttcataccggtggagtattcacaggcggtactgccgagcatgtacgagctccttctaatggaaaaataaaattcaatgaggatttggttcatcccacacgtacccgtcatgggcatcctgcttttctatgttctatagacttgtatgtaactattgagagtcgggatattctacataatgtaaatattccaccaaaaagttttattttagttcaaaataatcaatatgtagaatcagaacaagtgattgctgagattcgtgctggaacgtccacttttcattttaaagagaaggtacgaaaacatatttattctgaatcagagggagaaatgcactggagtaccgatgtccaccatgcacctgaatatacatatggtaatgttcatctattatcaaaaacgagtcatttatggatattagcgggaggtccgtgcagatccagtatagtgtctttttcgctccacaaggatcaagatcaaatgaatgtttattctttttctgtcgaagaaagatatatctctgacctatcaatgactaatggtcgaataagacataaattgttggatacttctggtaaaaaagataagaaaattattgactattcaataaga
It encodes the following:
- the LOC135664734 gene encoding DNA-directed RNA polymerase subunit beta'-like, translating into MELAKHFIRTNVEPEWMVLCLLPVLPPELRPIIQIDGGKLMSSDINELYRRVIYRNNTLTDLLATSRSTPGELVMCQEKLVQEAVDTLLDNGIRGQPMRDGHNKVYKSFSDVIEGKEGRFRETLLGKRVDYSGRSVIVVGPSLSLHQCGLPREIAIELFQTFVIRGLIRQHVASNIGIAKSKIREKEPIVWEILQEVMRGHPVLLNRAPTLHRLGIQAFQPFLVEGRAICLHPLVCKGFNADFDGDQMAVHVPLSLEAQAEARLLMFSHMNLLSPAIGDPISVPTQDMLIGLYLLTIGNRRGICANRYNPYRYSCGNYQNKKVDNKKNDYRYTEKKEPYFSSSYDALGAYQQKRISLDSPLWLRWRLDQRVIGSREVPIEVQYESLGTYHEIYGHYLIEGSVTKEIRCIYIRTTLGHISFYREIEEAIQGFCRAYSYAI
- the LOC135664732 gene encoding DNA-directed RNA polymerase subunit beta: MLRNDGNEGMSTIPGFSQIQFEGFCRFINEGLTEEFHKFPKIEDTDQEIEFKLFVERYQLVEPLINERDAVYESLTYSSELYVPAGLIWKTGRDMQEQTVFIGNIPLMNSLGTFIVNGIYRIVINQILQSPGIYYRSELDHNGISVYTSTIISDWGGRSELEIDRKARIWARVSRKQKISILILSSAMGSNLREILDNVCYPEIFLSFPNDKEKKKIGSKENAILEFYQQFACVGGDPVFSESLCKELQKKFFQQRCELGRIGRRNMNRRLNLDIPQNNTFLLPRDVLAAADHLIGIKFGMGTLDDMNHLKNKRIRSIADLLQDQFGLALVRLENAVRGTICGAIRHKLIPTPQNLVTSTSLTTTYESFFGLHPLSQVLDRTNPLTQIVHGRKLSYLGPGGLTGRTASFRIRDIHPSHYGRICPIDTSEGINVGLIGSLAIHVRIGHWGSIESPFYEISERSKEAQIVYLSPNRDEYYMVAAGNSLALNRGIQEEQVVPARYRQEFLTIAWEQIHLRSIFPFQYFSIGASLIPFIEHNDANRALMSSNMQRQAVPLSQSERCIVGTGLERQTALDSGVSAIAEHEGKIIYTDPHKIILSSNGDTTISISIPLVIYQRSNKNTCMHQKPQVPRGKCIKKGQILADGAATVGGELALGKNVLVAYMPWEGYNSEDAVLISERLVYEDIYTSFHIRKYEIQTHVTSQGPERITKEIPHLEAHLLRNLDRNGVVMLGSWVETGDILVGKLTPQTANESSYAPEDRLLRAILGIQVSTAKETSLKLPIGGRGRVIDVRWIRKKGGSCYNSEMIRVYISQKREIKVGDKVAGRHGNKGIISKILPRQDMPYLQDGTPVDMVFNPLGVPSRMNVGQIFECSLGLAGDLLKRHYRIAPFDERYEQEASRKLVFSELYEASKQTKNPWVFEPEYPGKSRIFDGRTGNPFEQPVLIGKSYILKLIHQVDDKIHGRSSGHYALVTQQPLRGRAKQGGQRVGEMEVWALEGFGVAHILQEMLTYKSDHIRARQEVLGATIIGGRVSNPEDAPESFRLLVRELRSLALELNHFLVSEKNFQINRKEA